In a single window of the Leisingera daeponensis DSM 23529 genome:
- a CDS encoding ATP-dependent DNA helicase codes for MTALPVQFSDDQAAAYDSVTELLRQAGVDLDDGLLHPPRGDAGVMAVIGKAGSGKTLLLAELYKALEQAGVEIVSGDYESRKKGEDRRTLAILAPTNKAASVLRLRGVPATTIHRILYTPVYDPEFEKIAEWLAGQGEQPDIEGLSEEALARAAAFYERNKSIPGALAAAGLRGSDFITGWKRREDPLDIGFIDEASMLDDRQFEDLKEIFPNLILFGDPAQLAPVNQSGSMVFETLPEPRQLILNRIHRQEAGNPILDLAHALADPQLGFEDFERMVEDTARRDERVVWGQRVEVDLMARSPVLVWRNNTRIRLINAFRAVHGAPEDALIAGEPLICDGIELPMKHRKKRLDLEARGLIKGAQVIYLGAGRKPGFSRLHVMGAEDPQVSAASIVKIEKPDEEEPFIPYAARMGATFLHGAAVTIHKAQGSQWDTAQVFAPDIYAAARMGRVEAGQPLWKRLAYVAITRAQERLIWVVRNRLAKPSGPLPVDDLKAIPAAALTLEAQEDTPA; via the coding sequence ATGACAGCTCTGCCCGTACAGTTTTCCGATGACCAGGCCGCCGCTTATGACAGCGTGACCGAACTCTTGCGCCAGGCGGGGGTGGACCTTGACGACGGGCTCTTGCACCCGCCCCGCGGCGATGCCGGGGTGATGGCGGTGATCGGCAAGGCCGGGTCCGGTAAGACGCTGCTGCTGGCCGAGCTTTACAAGGCGCTGGAACAGGCCGGGGTTGAGATCGTCTCCGGTGATTACGAAAGCCGCAAGAAGGGCGAAGACCGCCGCACGCTGGCGATTCTGGCGCCCACCAACAAGGCCGCCAGCGTGCTGCGCCTGCGCGGGGTGCCGGCCACCACCATCCACCGTATTCTCTACACGCCGGTTTACGATCCTGAATTCGAGAAAATCGCCGAATGGCTGGCGGGGCAGGGGGAGCAGCCCGACATCGAAGGGCTGAGCGAGGAGGCGCTGGCCCGGGCCGCGGCCTTTTACGAAAGGAACAAGTCGATCCCCGGCGCGCTGGCGGCGGCGGGCCTGCGCGGCTCCGACTTCATCACCGGCTGGAAGCGGCGCGAGGATCCTCTCGACATCGGCTTCATCGACGAGGCGTCGATGCTGGACGACCGCCAGTTCGAGGATCTGAAGGAGATCTTCCCGAACCTGATCCTGTTCGGCGACCCGGCGCAGCTGGCGCCGGTCAACCAGTCGGGCTCCATGGTGTTCGAAACCCTGCCGGAGCCGCGCCAGCTGATCCTCAACCGCATCCACCGGCAAGAGGCGGGCAATCCGATCCTCGACCTGGCCCACGCGCTGGCTGACCCGCAGCTGGGGTTCGAGGATTTCGAGCGCATGGTGGAGGACACCGCCCGGCGCGACGAGAGGGTGGTCTGGGGCCAGCGGGTGGAGGTCGACCTGATGGCGCGCTCGCCGGTGCTGGTGTGGCGCAACAACACCCGGATCCGGCTGATCAACGCCTTCCGCGCCGTCCATGGCGCGCCGGAGGACGCGCTGATCGCCGGCGAGCCGCTGATCTGCGACGGCATCGAACTGCCGATGAAGCACCGCAAGAAGCGCCTGGATCTGGAGGCCCGCGGCCTGATCAAGGGCGCGCAGGTGATCTACCTCGGGGCCGGCCGCAAGCCCGGGTTTTCGCGCCTGCACGTGATGGGGGCAGAGGATCCGCAGGTCTCCGCCGCCTCGATCGTGAAGATCGAGAAACCGGATGAGGAAGAGCCCTTCATTCCCTATGCCGCGCGTATGGGCGCAACCTTTCTGCACGGGGCGGCGGTGACCATCCACAAGGCGCAAGGCTCTCAGTGGGACACCGCCCAGGTTTTTGCCCCCGACATCTACGCCGCCGCCCGCATGGGCCGGGTGGAGGCGGGCCAGCCGTTGTGGAAGCGGCTCGCTTATGTCGCCATCACCCGCGCCCAGGAGCGGCTGATCTGGGTGGTCAGGAACCGGCTGGCCAAACCCTCCGGCCCGCTGCCGGTGGATGACCTCAAGGCCATCCCGGCCGCGGCGCTGACACTGGAAGCACAGGAGGACACCCCCGCATGA
- a CDS encoding acyl-homoserine-lactone synthase: MLRYVYGHDLHKHADLAHSMFLDRADQFKTRLGWEVQVNGNGEERDQYDELDPLYMIWEMPDGRHGGSMRFLPTTGRVMVNEIFLDLCGGVPICSPLIWECTRFCLSRKAQGRIAAGLMLGSLEIMRNFDIPHYTGVFYRHTARAFRNLGFAPEITGVQGEGRNPICMGFWEYAEETYHSVSRKAGIPPELSQLWFDRSFGGAGAAGPVALSA, from the coding sequence ATGCTGCGCTATGTTTACGGTCACGATCTTCACAAGCACGCGGACTTGGCTCATTCAATGTTCCTGGACAGGGCCGATCAGTTCAAGACGCGGCTCGGCTGGGAGGTGCAGGTGAACGGCAACGGCGAGGAAAGGGACCAGTACGACGAACTGGACCCGCTCTACATGATCTGGGAAATGCCGGACGGCCGCCACGGCGGCTCCATGCGGTTTCTGCCGACCACCGGCCGGGTGATGGTGAATGAAATCTTCCTGGATCTCTGTGGCGGCGTCCCCATCTGCAGCCCGCTGATCTGGGAATGCACCCGGTTCTGCCTGTCGCGCAAGGCGCAGGGCAGGATCGCAGCAGGGCTGATGCTTGGCAGCCTCGAAATCATGCGCAACTTCGACATTCCTCATTACACAGGCGTGTTCTACCGCCACACGGCCCGCGCGTTCCGCAACCTGGGCTTCGCGCCTGAGATCACCGGCGTCCAGGGTGAGGGGCGCAATCCCATCTGCATGGGCTTTTGGGAATATGCCGAAGAGACCTATCACAGCGTGTCGCGCAAGGCAGGCATCCCGCCGGAGCTGTCGCAGCTCTGGTTCGACCGCTCCTTCGGCGGCGCCGGCGCCGCCGGCCCGGTGGCGCTCAGCGCCTGA
- a CDS encoding helix-turn-helix transcriptional regulator, whose translation MAYKAELDRILEALDATETLEGLQLIVEQVCEVFGVDHAMYLWVETAGNHYYFGTYSEAWTGRYLDKAYSRVDPVVVGCYQRFHPVDWKRLDWNPKPAREFLKDAMEHGVGNQGYAIPIRGPNGQFALFTLSHNCGDAAWEKLVAKYNRDFILVAHYFNRKVLELEPSRTAEQAQPLSPREVDALTLLAIGYSRAQVAQTLAISEHTLRVYIESARFKLGAINTTHAIARAVSLGLIVV comes from the coding sequence ATGGCATACAAAGCAGAACTCGACCGCATCCTGGAGGCGCTTGACGCCACTGAAACCCTGGAAGGCCTGCAACTGATCGTTGAGCAGGTCTGCGAGGTGTTTGGCGTCGATCATGCAATGTATCTCTGGGTCGAGACCGCCGGGAACCACTATTATTTCGGCACCTACTCCGAGGCTTGGACAGGACGCTATCTGGACAAGGCCTATTCACGGGTCGATCCGGTGGTCGTGGGCTGCTACCAGCGTTTTCACCCCGTCGACTGGAAGCGGCTGGACTGGAACCCCAAACCGGCGCGCGAGTTCCTGAAAGACGCGATGGAGCATGGTGTGGGCAATCAGGGTTATGCGATCCCTATCAGGGGTCCGAACGGCCAGTTCGCGCTGTTCACGCTCAGCCACAATTGCGGCGATGCAGCTTGGGAGAAGCTTGTCGCGAAGTACAACCGCGATTTCATCCTGGTGGCGCATTACTTCAACCGCAAGGTGCTGGAACTGGAACCTTCCCGCACCGCAGAACAGGCGCAGCCGCTGTCGCCGCGGGAAGTTGACGCGCTGACGCTGCTGGCGATCGGCTACAGCCGGGCACAGGTGGCCCAGACCCTGGCGATCTCCGAGCACACCCTGCGGGTTTATATCGAAAGCGCCCGCTTCAAACTTGGCGCGATCAACACCACACACGCCATTGCCCGCGCGGTAAGTCTCGGTTTGATTGTGGTTTAA
- the ccrA gene encoding crotonyl-CoA carboxylase/reductase has translation MALDTQTDVMSYEAPEKDLYELGEIPPMGYVPKKMYAWAIRKERHGEPNTAMQQEVVDVPELDSNEVLVLVMAAGVNYNGVWASLGKPISPFDGHKAPYHIAGSDASGIVWAVGSKVTRWKVGDEVVIHCNQDDGDDEECNGGDPMYSPSQRIWGYETPDGSFAQFTNVQAQQLMPRPKHLTWEESACYTLTLATAYRMLFGHEPHDLKPGQNVLVWGASGGLGSYAIQLINTAGANAIGVISDESKRDFVMGLGAKGVLNRKDFKCWGQLPTVNTPEYAEWFKEARKFGKAIWDITGKGVNVDMVFEHPGEATFPVSTFVVKKGGMVVICAGTTGYNLTFDVRYMWMHQKRLQGSHFAHLKQAAAANKLMVERRLDPCMSEVFTWNDLPEAHMKMMRNEHLPGNMSVLVQAPKTGLRTLQDVLEA, from the coding sequence ATGGCATTGGATACCCAGACTGACGTCATGTCGTACGAGGCGCCGGAGAAAGATCTCTATGAACTGGGGGAAATCCCCCCGATGGGCTATGTGCCCAAGAAGATGTACGCATGGGCCATCCGCAAGGAACGCCACGGCGAGCCGAATACTGCGATGCAGCAGGAGGTGGTCGATGTTCCGGAGCTGGACAGCAACGAGGTGCTGGTCCTGGTGATGGCGGCCGGCGTCAATTACAACGGCGTCTGGGCCTCGCTCGGCAAGCCGATCTCGCCCTTCGACGGTCACAAGGCCCCCTATCACATCGCCGGTTCCGATGCCTCCGGCATCGTTTGGGCCGTGGGCTCCAAGGTCACCCGCTGGAAGGTCGGCGACGAGGTGGTGATCCACTGCAACCAGGACGACGGCGACGACGAGGAATGCAATGGCGGCGACCCGATGTATTCGCCCAGCCAGCGGATCTGGGGCTATGAGACGCCGGACGGCTCCTTCGCCCAGTTCACCAACGTCCAGGCCCAGCAGCTTATGCCGCGCCCCAAGCACCTGACCTGGGAAGAAAGCGCCTGCTACACGCTGACGCTCGCCACCGCCTACCGGATGCTGTTCGGCCATGAGCCGCACGACCTGAAGCCGGGCCAGAACGTGCTGGTCTGGGGCGCTTCGGGCGGCCTCGGCTCCTATGCGATCCAGCTGATCAACACCGCCGGCGCCAACGCCATCGGCGTGATCTCGGACGAGAGCAAGCGCGACTTCGTCATGGGCCTCGGCGCCAAGGGCGTTCTGAACCGCAAGGACTTCAAGTGCTGGGGCCAGCTGCCCACGGTCAACACTCCGGAATATGCCGAGTGGTTCAAAGAGGCGCGCAAGTTCGGCAAGGCGATCTGGGACATCACCGGCAAGGGCGTGAACGTCGACATGGTGTTCGAGCACCCGGGCGAGGCGACCTTCCCGGTCTCCACCTTCGTGGTCAAAAAGGGCGGCATGGTTGTGATCTGCGCGGGCACCACCGGCTATAACCTGACCTTCGACGTGCGCTACATGTGGATGCACCAGAAGCGCCTGCAGGGCTCGCACTTTGCCCATCTGAAGCAGGCCGCCGCCGCCAACAAGCTGATGGTCGAGCGCCGCCTGGATCCCTGCATGTCCGAGGTCTTCACCTGGAACGACCTGCCGGAAGCGCACATGAAGATGATGCGCAACGAGCACCTGCCGGGCAACATGTCGGTGCTGGTGCAGGCCCCGAAAACCGGCCTGCGCACCCTGCAGGACGTGCTGGAGGCCTGA
- a CDS encoding 1-acyl-sn-glycerol-3-phosphate acyltransferase, producing MTQTVELPLWLFVLIVAFAAVTFASHFLFPSVRWFFRRRLERAVARLNKRLERPIEPFKLARRHDMIQRLIHDPQVAQAAADHAAAEGIPENVAFEQVRRYAREIVPGFSAFAYFGLAIRAARLLSNAVYRVRLGHQDEEALRAIDPKSTVVFVMNHRSNMDYVLVTYLAAERSALSYAVGEWARVWPLSRLIRAMGAYFIRRRSRNDLYRQVLAAYVRLATRGGSTQAMFPEGGLSLDGALAPPRLGLLKYIVEGYDPDGRDVVFVPVALNYDRVLEDRILTSAAKAGERRFRAGIGLVALRLLRQLWLWMTGRHRRAGYAAVNFGRPLSLAGFGAGRQGDITKPLARELMQRISAIVPVLPVPLIAAVLLRHGALSRAAIEHRLEGLIAAMPLAHAHMPRENLSYAAGSGLRQLQRRGLVAESGGRFAPVEDRRDLLVFYANSIRHLLPRDGAQPGGNRDFSAPAKGNAASAGS from the coding sequence ATGACGCAAACCGTGGAACTGCCGCTGTGGCTTTTTGTGCTGATCGTGGCCTTCGCCGCGGTGACCTTCGCGTCGCATTTCCTGTTTCCCTCGGTGCGCTGGTTCTTCCGGCGGCGGCTGGAGCGCGCGGTGGCGCGGCTGAACAAGCGTCTTGAACGCCCGATCGAGCCTTTCAAGCTGGCCCGCCGCCACGATATGATCCAGCGGCTGATCCACGATCCGCAGGTGGCGCAGGCGGCAGCGGATCACGCCGCGGCGGAGGGCATCCCGGAAAACGTGGCGTTTGAGCAGGTCCGCCGCTATGCGCGCGAGATCGTGCCCGGCTTCTCCGCCTTCGCCTATTTCGGTCTGGCGATCCGCGCCGCCCGGCTTTTGTCCAACGCGGTCTACCGGGTGCGGCTGGGCCACCAGGACGAGGAGGCGCTGCGCGCCATCGACCCCAAATCCACCGTGGTGTTCGTGATGAACCACCGCTCCAACATGGATTACGTGCTGGTCACCTATCTGGCGGCGGAGCGTTCTGCGCTGTCTTATGCGGTGGGGGAGTGGGCGCGGGTCTGGCCGCTCAGCCGCTTGATCCGGGCAATGGGCGCCTATTTCATCCGCCGCCGCTCGCGCAATGATCTCTACCGCCAGGTGCTGGCCGCCTATGTGCGCCTCGCCACCCGCGGCGGTTCCACCCAGGCGATGTTCCCCGAGGGCGGCCTGAGCCTGGACGGCGCCCTGGCACCGCCCAGGCTGGGGCTGCTGAAGTACATCGTCGAGGGGTATGACCCGGACGGGCGCGACGTGGTTTTTGTTCCGGTGGCGCTGAACTATGACCGGGTGCTGGAGGACCGGATCCTGACCTCTGCCGCCAAGGCGGGCGAGCGCCGGTTCCGGGCCGGGATCGGGCTGGTGGCGCTGCGGCTGCTGCGGCAGCTGTGGCTGTGGATGACCGGGCGCCACCGCCGCGCGGGCTATGCAGCGGTGAACTTCGGCCGCCCGCTGAGCCTCGCCGGTTTCGGGGCCGGGCGGCAGGGCGACATTACCAAGCCGCTGGCGCGTGAGCTGATGCAGCGGATCAGCGCCATTGTTCCGGTGCTGCCGGTGCCGCTGATCGCCGCCGTGCTATTGCGCCACGGCGCCCTCAGCCGGGCCGCCATCGAGCACCGGCTGGAAGGTCTGATCGCGGCGATGCCGCTGGCGCATGCCCATATGCCCCGCGAGAATCTGTCCTATGCGGCGGGCAGCGGCCTGCGGCAGCTGCAGCGCCGCGGGCTGGTGGCCGAATCCGGCGGCCGGTTCGCCCCGGTCGAAGACCGCCGCGACTTGCTGGTGTTTTATGCCAATTCGATCCGCCACCTGTTGCCCCGGGACGGCGCGCAGCCGGGCGGGAACCGTGATTTTTCTGCACCTGCTAAGGGAAATGCTGCATCCGCTGGGTCATAA
- a CDS encoding acyltransferase family protein, translating to MKNTLSGRRLAEFDGLRAVAVLAVVLYHYFQAYPQHYPYGAGLLPLARYGDLGVALFFVISGFVITLSLAGQPGPWRFALKRLARLWPALAVCSILTFAFVHSVDSGFSREVQGGLSGFAASWTFTSQRFWHSALGFDGYVDVVYWTLAIEIRFYLLAAVICWLAPAGRFAAVAPLVLLLMQSLFAAVQFAVPGLVPQVVIETLFLAYAHLFAAGITFAAVYGGARGKRQAALIFWSFSVALYRAEDWGETAVLALIFLAVAACAWRLRAASVLAWRPLAALGVISYPVYLLHNYIGVTLLSLLPPGLSDGVFVLAAGLVLGGILLLSSAVHHLVELPAQQAVRSFLERRDDRGRAVRLAPAPEAAAKGL from the coding sequence TTGAAGAACACTTTATCCGGGCGGCGCCTTGCCGAGTTCGACGGTCTGCGCGCTGTCGCCGTGCTGGCAGTTGTGCTGTACCATTATTTTCAGGCGTACCCCCAGCACTATCCCTACGGCGCGGGGCTGCTGCCTTTGGCGAGATACGGCGATCTTGGTGTCGCGCTGTTTTTCGTCATTTCCGGCTTTGTCATCACGCTGTCGCTAGCCGGCCAGCCCGGGCCCTGGCGGTTTGCGCTGAAGCGTCTGGCGCGGCTGTGGCCCGCCCTGGCGGTTTGCTCGATCCTGACGTTTGCCTTTGTCCACAGCGTTGACAGCGGTTTCAGCCGGGAAGTGCAGGGCGGGCTCAGCGGCTTTGCCGCCTCCTGGACCTTCACGTCGCAGCGCTTCTGGCACAGCGCCTTGGGGTTCGATGGTTACGTCGATGTGGTGTATTGGACGCTCGCCATTGAAATCCGCTTCTACCTGCTGGCTGCGGTGATTTGCTGGCTGGCGCCCGCCGGACGCTTTGCGGCGGTGGCGCCGTTGGTGCTGCTGCTGATGCAGTCCCTGTTTGCAGCGGTCCAGTTCGCGGTTCCGGGGCTGGTGCCGCAGGTGGTGATCGAGACGCTGTTCCTGGCCTATGCGCATCTGTTCGCGGCGGGCATCACCTTTGCCGCGGTCTATGGCGGGGCGCGCGGCAAGCGGCAGGCGGCGCTGATCTTCTGGAGCTTCTCGGTCGCCCTCTACCGCGCAGAGGATTGGGGGGAGACCGCCGTCCTTGCCCTGATCTTCCTCGCGGTTGCAGCCTGTGCCTGGCGCCTGCGGGCGGCCAGCGTGCTGGCGTGGCGGCCGCTGGCGGCGCTGGGGGTGATCAGCTATCCGGTTTACCTGCTGCACAATTACATCGGGGTGACCCTGCTGTCGCTGCTGCCGCCGGGGCTGTCAGACGGGGTCTTTGTGCTGGCCGCGGGCCTGGTTCTGGGGGGCATTCTGCTGCTGTCGAGCGCTGTTCATCATCTGGTCGAACTGCCGGCGCAGCAGGCCGTCCGGTCCTTTCTTGAACGCCGCGATGATCGCGGCCGCGCGGTGCGGCTTGCGCCAGCGCCGGAAGCCGCGGCAAAGGGCTTGTAA
- a CDS encoding protein meaA — protein sequence MPQMQKDRPWLIRTYAGHSTAKASNALYRANLAKGQTGLSVAFDLPTQTGYDSDHVLARGEVGKVGVPVCHLGDMRALFDQIPLEQMNTSMTINATAPWLLALYIAVAEEQGADVSKLQGTVQNDLIKEYLSRGTYVCPPKPSLKMIADVAEYCYTNVPKWNPMNVCSYHLQEAGATPEQELAFALATAQAVLDELKPRIAPEDFPAMVGRISFFVNAGIRFVTEMCKMRAFVDLWDEICRDRYGVEDPKFRRFRYGVQVNSLGLTEQQPENNVYRILIEMLAVTLSKKARARAVQLPAWNEALGLPRPWDQQWSMRMQQILAYETDLLEYGDLFDGNPAVDAKVEELKEGARAELANLESMGGAVASIEYMKGRLVDSNAERLNRIEKNETIVVGVNKWTEGEPSPLQTEDGGIMVVDPAVEQEQIERLNAWRGERDNDAVQSALAALRAAAQSGTNVMEPSIAAAKAGVTTGEWAEEMRKVYGTYRGPTGVSASMSNKTEGLDELRDAVNAVSDVLGRRIKFVVGKPGLDGHSNGAEQIAFRARDCGMDITYDGIRMTPAELVEAAQKDDAHVVGLSILSGSHLPLVEEMMQRMRDAGLAHIPVVVGGIIPEEDAQKLKAMGVARVYTPKDFELNSIMSDIVDLARPPEIAVN from the coding sequence ATGCCGCAGATGCAAAAAGACCGCCCCTGGCTGATCCGCACCTACGCCGGCCACTCCACGGCCAAGGCGTCCAACGCGCTTTACCGCGCCAACCTGGCGAAAGGGCAGACCGGGCTTTCGGTCGCCTTCGACCTGCCGACCCAGACCGGTTATGACAGCGACCACGTGCTGGCGCGCGGCGAAGTGGGCAAGGTCGGCGTGCCGGTCTGCCACCTGGGCGACATGCGGGCGCTGTTCGACCAGATCCCGCTGGAGCAGATGAACACCTCGATGACCATCAACGCAACAGCGCCGTGGCTCTTGGCGCTGTATATCGCGGTGGCCGAGGAACAGGGCGCCGATGTGTCCAAGCTGCAGGGCACGGTGCAAAACGACCTGATCAAGGAATACCTCAGCCGCGGCACCTATGTCTGCCCGCCCAAGCCCAGCCTCAAGATGATCGCGGATGTGGCGGAGTACTGCTACACCAACGTGCCCAAGTGGAACCCGATGAACGTGTGTTCCTACCACCTGCAGGAAGCCGGCGCGACGCCGGAGCAGGAGCTGGCCTTTGCCCTGGCAACCGCGCAGGCGGTGCTGGATGAGCTGAAACCGCGCATTGCACCGGAAGATTTCCCGGCCATGGTCGGGCGCATCTCCTTCTTCGTGAACGCGGGCATCCGGTTCGTGACCGAGATGTGCAAGATGCGCGCCTTTGTTGACCTGTGGGACGAGATCTGCCGCGACCGCTATGGCGTGGAGGATCCCAAGTTCCGCCGTTTCCGCTATGGCGTTCAGGTGAACTCGCTGGGCCTGACGGAGCAGCAGCCGGAAAATAACGTCTACCGTATTCTGATCGAGATGCTGGCAGTGACGCTGTCCAAGAAAGCCCGCGCCCGCGCGGTGCAGCTGCCCGCCTGGAACGAGGCGCTTGGCCTGCCCCGTCCGTGGGACCAGCAATGGTCGATGCGGATGCAGCAGATCCTGGCCTATGAGACCGACCTTTTGGAATACGGCGACCTGTTCGACGGAAATCCGGCGGTCGATGCCAAGGTCGAGGAACTGAAGGAAGGCGCCCGCGCCGAGCTTGCCAACCTTGAATCGATGGGCGGCGCTGTCGCCTCGATCGAATACATGAAGGGCCGGCTGGTCGATTCCAATGCGGAACGCCTGAACCGGATCGAGAAGAACGAGACCATCGTGGTGGGCGTCAACAAGTGGACCGAGGGCGAGCCCTCGCCGCTGCAGACCGAGGACGGCGGCATCATGGTCGTCGACCCGGCGGTGGAGCAGGAGCAGATCGAACGGCTGAACGCCTGGCGCGGTGAGCGCGACAATGACGCGGTGCAATCGGCCCTGGCCGCGCTGCGCGCCGCGGCGCAGAGCGGCACAAATGTCATGGAACCGTCGATCGCCGCGGCCAAGGCCGGCGTCACCACCGGCGAATGGGCCGAGGAAATGCGCAAGGTTTACGGCACTTACCGCGGCCCGACCGGCGTGTCGGCCTCGATGTCGAACAAAACCGAGGGTCTGGACGAGCTGCGCGATGCGGTCAACGCGGTCAGCGACGTGCTGGGCCGACGGATCAAGTTCGTGGTCGGCAAGCCGGGCCTCGACGGCCATTCCAACGGCGCCGAGCAAATCGCCTTCCGCGCCCGCGACTGCGGCATGGACATCACCTATGACGGCATCCGCATGACCCCGGCGGAACTGGTGGAAGCGGCGCAAAAGGATGACGCCCATGTGGTGGGCCTGTCGATCCTGTCGGGAAGCCACCTGCCGCTGGTCGAAGAAATGATGCAGCGGATGCGCGACGCCGGTTTGGCGCATATCCCGGTGGTCGTCGGCGGCATCATCCCGGAGGAGGACGCGCAAAAGCTGAAGGCCATGGGCGTGGCTCGCGTCTATACACCCAAGGATTTCGAGCTCAATTCAATTATGAGCGACATTGTGGACCTGGCAAGGCCACCGGAAATTGCAGTGAATTGA
- a CDS encoding H-NS family nucleoid-associated regulatory protein produces the protein MTLDLSAMSRKELLQLRSNVEKALQDAELRERQEALKAAEEAAAKYGFSLDEIATASRQGAKKAKAAPKYRNPENPEETWTGRGRKPHWVHAALTAGKDISDLEI, from the coding sequence ATGACCCTCGACCTTTCGGCAATGAGCAGAAAAGAGCTTCTGCAGCTTCGCAGTAATGTTGAAAAAGCACTGCAGGATGCGGAACTGCGCGAACGCCAGGAAGCCTTGAAAGCCGCCGAGGAGGCTGCCGCAAAATACGGTTTCTCGCTGGACGAGATCGCCACCGCGTCGCGCCAGGGCGCAAAAAAGGCCAAGGCCGCTCCGAAATACCGCAACCCGGAAAATCCGGAAGAAACCTGGACCGGGCGCGGCCGCAAACCGCATTGGGTCCATGCCGCGCTGACCGCGGGCAAGGATATTTCCGATCTGGAAATCTGA
- the deoD gene encoding purine-nucleoside phosphorylase — MTIHIGAAKGDIAETVLMPGDPYRAKWAAETFLEDAKLVNEVRGMLGYTGTWKGHRVSIQGSGMGMPSLSIYANELIRDYGAKTLIRIGSCGGMQEKVKVRDVILAMTATTLNSPSSGIFRELNFAPCADWGLLQAAAQAASKRGAATHIGGIYSSDVFYDERPDLNEQMVRHGILGVEMEAAELYTLAARHGCRALAVLTVSDHLGTGEALPSDQRERSFGDMVEIALEAAFS, encoded by the coding sequence ATGACCATTCACATCGGCGCCGCCAAGGGCGATATTGCAGAAACCGTGCTGATGCCCGGCGACCCCTACCGGGCGAAATGGGCGGCTGAGACGTTTCTGGAAGATGCCAAACTGGTCAATGAAGTGCGCGGCATGCTGGGCTATACCGGCACGTGGAAGGGGCACCGGGTGAGCATTCAGGGCAGCGGCATGGGGATGCCCTCGCTGTCGATTTATGCCAACGAACTGATCCGGGACTATGGCGCCAAGACGCTGATCCGCATCGGCTCTTGCGGCGGCATGCAGGAGAAGGTCAAGGTGCGGGACGTGATCCTGGCGATGACCGCCACCACCCTCAACAGCCCGTCCAGCGGTATCTTCCGGGAGCTGAACTTCGCCCCCTGCGCCGACTGGGGCCTGTTGCAGGCGGCGGCCCAGGCCGCATCCAAACGCGGCGCGGCGACCCATATCGGCGGCATCTACTCCTCGGATGTGTTCTATGACGAACGCCCCGACCTGAACGAGCAGATGGTGCGCCACGGCATTCTCGGCGTGGAGATGGAAGCGGCAGAGCTTTACACGCTGGCGGCCCGCCACGGCTGCCGGGCGCTGGCGGTGCTGACCGTGTCCGATCATCTGGGCACCGGCGAGGCGCTGCCCTCCGATCAGCGCGAGCGCAGCTTTGGCGACATGGTGGAAATTGCCCTGGAGGCCGCGTTCAGCTGA
- a CDS encoding urea carboxylase-associated family protein, which produces MTIAPETPADADARRAVEPVICYPNDTLPVPDLPLYRQARQAAVKTGEVLVQPRDAACFEVPAGHFFRISSVEGPQVGDLNLWNRADLSERFYSGKTRALHGTHLTAGERMWTSFPHLRPMATITEDTLGWYGIDPYGGSVHDVIGTRCDPYTGNLLAGSQYHHCCHSNLTRALAGHLGLPLAEAEPHVHDVLNVFMCTGFTRDTGQYFMKASPVRPGDYLEFFAEISLLGALSACPGGDCSAEHSSDTAACYPLLVEIFAPAKGALGDWKSPPRNGYDRSHGLG; this is translated from the coding sequence ATGACTATTGCCCCCGAAACCCCCGCCGATGCGGACGCCCGCCGCGCGGTCGAGCCGGTGATCTGCTACCCTAACGACACCCTGCCGGTCCCGGATCTGCCGCTGTACCGGCAAGCGCGGCAAGCGGCGGTGAAAACCGGGGAGGTGCTGGTGCAGCCCCGCGATGCCGCCTGTTTCGAGGTGCCCGCCGGGCATTTCTTCCGGATCAGTTCGGTGGAGGGGCCGCAGGTGGGCGATCTGAACCTGTGGAACAGGGCCGACCTCAGCGAGCGGTTCTACTCCGGCAAGACCCGCGCCCTGCACGGCACCCATCTCACCGCCGGAGAACGGATGTGGACCAGCTTTCCGCATCTGCGCCCGATGGCAACCATCACGGAAGACACGCTGGGCTGGTACGGCATCGACCCGTACGGCGGCTCCGTGCATGACGTGATCGGCACCCGCTGCGACCCCTACACCGGCAACCTGCTGGCGGGCAGCCAGTACCATCACTGCTGCCATTCCAACCTGACAAGGGCGCTGGCGGGCCACCTGGGGCTGCCGCTGGCGGAGGCGGAGCCGCATGTGCATGATGTGCTGAATGTCTTCATGTGCACCGGCTTTACCCGCGATACCGGCCAGTACTTCATGAAAGCGAGCCCGGTGCGCCCCGGCGATTATCTGGAGTTCTTTGCCGAAATCAGCCTGCTGGGCGCGCTCAGTGCCTGCCCGGGCGGGGATTGCTCGGCGGAGCATTCCAGCGATACGGCGGCTTGCTATCCGCTGCTGGTCGAAATTTTTGCCCCGGCCAAAGGTGCTCTTGGCGATTGGAAAAGCCCGCCGCGAAATGGCTATGACCGCAGCCATGGACTTGGCTGA